Proteins encoded by one window of Arachis ipaensis cultivar K30076 chromosome B04, Araip1.1, whole genome shotgun sequence:
- the LOC107635233 gene encoding acetyl-coenzyme A synthetase, chloroplastic/glyoxysomal isoform X1, which yields MVYTATTFKYAFDYKPSDIYWCTADCGWITGHSYVTYGPLLNGATVLVYEGAPNYPDAGRCWDIVDKYKVSIFYTAPTLVRSLMRDGEAYVTRYSRKSLRVLGSVGEPINPSAWRWFYNVVGDSRCPISDTWWQTETGGFMITPLPGAWAQKPGSATFPFFGIQPVIVDEKGVEIDGECSGYLCIKKSWPGAFRTLYGDHERYETTYFKPFAGYYFSGDGCRRDKDGYHWLTGRVDDVINVSGHRIGTAEVESALVSHPQCAEAAVVGVEHEVKGQGIYAFVTLVDSVPYSEDLRKDLILTVRKQIGAFAAPDKIHWAPGLPKTRSGKIMRRILRKIAARQLDELGDTSTLADPNVVKQLIELSDS from the exons ATGGTATACACTGCCACAACATTCAAGTACGCATTTGACTACAAACCATCCGACATCTACTG GTGTACGGCTGATTGTGGTTGGATTACTGGGCACAGCTATGTCACTTATGGACCCTTGCTCAATGGTGCAACTGTTTTAGTGTATGAAGGG GCTCCTAATTATCCTGATGCTGGGCGCTGCTGGGACATTGTTGACAAATATAAAGTGTCAATATTCTACACTGCCCCCACATTGGTGCGGTCTCTCATGCGTGATGGTGAAGCG TACGTTACCCGATACTCAAGGAAATCTTTACGGGTTTTGGGCAGTGTGGGCGAGCCCATAAATCCAAGTGCATGGAG GTGGTTTTACAATGTAGTCGGAGATTCAAGGTGCCCTATCTCGGATACTTGGTGGCAAACAGAAACTGGTGGCTTCATG ATAACTCCACTACCAGGTGCTTGGGCCCAAAAGCCTGGTTCTGCAACTTTCCCTTTCTTTGGAATTCAG CCTGTGATAGTGGATGAGAAAGGAGTTGAAATAGATGGTGAGTGCAGTGGTTACTTGTGCATTAAGAAGTCTTGGCCTGGGGCATTCCGAACTCTATATGGTGATCATGAAAGATATGAAACAACATATTTCAAGCCATTTGCTGGTTACTATTTCAGTGGTGATGGCTGCAGAAG GGATAAAGATGGATACCATTGGCTCACAGGAAGAGTGGATGATGTCATCAATGTCAG CGGACACCGTATTGGCACAGCTGAAGTGGAATCAGCTTTAGTGTCACATCCTCAATGTGCAGAGGCTGCTGTTGTCGGTGTCGAGCATGAG GTCAAAGGTCAGGGTATCTATGCATTTGTAACGCTTGTGGACAGTGTTCCTTACAGTGAAGACTTACGAAAGGACCTTATACTCACAGTTCGAAAGCAG ATAGGAGCGTTCGCCGCACCCGACAAAATCCATTGGGCGCCCGGCCTCCCGAAGACCAGGAGCGGAAAGATAATGAGAAGAATTCTTCGAAAAATCGCCGCCAGGCAACTGGATGAACTTGGGGATACAAGCACCCTTGCAGATCCAAATGTGGTCAAGCAACTTATAGAACTTTCTGATTCCTGA
- the LOC107637208 gene encoding subtilisin-like protease Glyma18g48580, giving the protein MGNFRFIVSTFLLFVLLPEAVHGSKKCYIVYLGAHTHGPSPTSVDFEAATYSHYDLLSSVLESHEKAKEAMVYSYNKHINGFAAMLEKEEAAHIAKNPSVVSVFLSKEHKLHTTRSWEFLGLNRNGGNSAWQKGRFGENTIIANIDTGVWPESRSFSDKGYGPVPPKWRGENVCEISKVGGSRKNVCNRKLIGARFFADGFEAYNGKLNSKLRTARDFVGHGTHTLSIAGGNFVSGAHVFAVGNGTAKGGSPRARVAAYKVCWSLTDSADCYGADVLAAIDQAISVSDNRQVTGASLFIDLPPNQAFRLLLSTDGKVANASVRDAQFCRRGTLDPAKVRGKIVECYRENSIKSVSEGEEALRAGAKGIIVRNQKNQGNTVLAEPQVFSGVNTESGEVGGSPDSRHVITATGPVTPTTSTIRLSPAKTVYGRKPAPVMAAFSSRGPNEIQPSILKPDVSAPGVSILAAYSLFASVSNLLTDNRRGFPFNVMQGTSMSCPHVAGIAGLLKTRHPNWSPAAIKSAIMTTGNVYLLNYHLK; this is encoded by the exons ATGGGCAACTTCAGGTTTATAGTTTCAACATTTCTTCTTTTCGTTCTCTTGCCGGAAGCTGTTCATGGCAGCAAAAAG TGCTACATTGTATACTTGGGAGCACATACTCATGGTCCAAGCCCCACTTCAGTAGACTTTGAAGCTGCCACATATTCTCATTACGATTTGCTATCTTCAGTTCTCGAAAG CCATGAGAAAGCCAAAGAAGCCATGGTATACTCGTATAATAAACACATCAATGGCTTTGCCGCGATGCTTGAGAAGGAAGAAGCAGCACATATTGCAA AAAACCCGAGTGTGGTGTCTGTGTTCTTGAGCAAAGAGCACAAATTGCATACGACCCGGTCGTGGGAATTTCTGGGACTAAACAGAAATGGAGGGAACTCAGCATGGCAAAAGGGAAGATTCGGTGAAAATACAATCATTGCTAACATTGACACAG GAGTTTGGCCGGAATCGAGGAGTTTCAGTGACAAGGGATATGGCCCCGTTCCACCAAAATGGCGTGGAGAAAATGTGTGTGAGATAAGCAAAGTTGGCGGTTCCCGAAAAAATGTTTGCAACAGGAAGCTAATTGGAGCAAGATTCTTTGCCGATGGTTTTGAGGCGTATAACGGCAAGCTTAACTCAAAGCTACGTACAGCACGTGACTTTGTAGGGCACGGTACCCACACACTATCAATTGCAGGTGGGAATTTTGTTTCAGGGGCACATGTATTTGCGGTTGGGAATGGAACTGCAAAGGGTGGATCTCCAAGAGCCAGAGTTGCAGCATACAAAGTGTGTTGGTCTCTAACTGATTCGGCCGATTGCTATGGTGCGGACGTTTTGGCGGCAATAGACCAAGCCATAAGTGTCTCTGACAACCGACAAGTCACG GGAGCCAGTCTTTTCATAGACTTGCCGCCAAACCAGGCCTTCCGTCTGTTACTCTCTACTGATGGTAAAGTTGCCAATGCGTCCGTTAGAGATGC CCAATTTTGTAGACGAGGAACACTTGATCCAGCAAAAGTGAGGGGCAAAATAGTAGAATGCTATAGAGAAAATAGCATAAAATCAGTGTCTGAGGGTGAGGAAGCTCTAAGAGCTGGTGCAAAGGGAATCATCGTGCGCAACCAAAAGAACCAGGGGAATACAGTTCTTGCTGAGCCCCAGGTTTTCTCAGGTGTGAACACCGAAAGTGGAGAAGTAGGTGGAAGTCCAGATTCAAGACATGTCATAACTGCCAC GGGTCCCGTAACGCCTACTACCAGCACAATAAGACTGTCTCCGGCTAAAACAGTCTATGGAAGAAAGCCAGCTCCAGTTATGGCTGCGTTCTCCTCAAGAGGGCCCAATGAAATTCAGCCATCCATACTTAAG CCTGATGTGAGTGCACCTGGAGTGAGCATACTGGCTGCCTATTCTCTATTTGCAAGTGTATCTAACTTATTGACAGACAATCGTCGGGGATTTCCATTCAATGTAATGCAAGGAACTTCTATGTCTTGCCCCCATGTTGCTGGTATTGCTGGACTTCTCAAAACTCGTCATCCAAATTGGAGTCCTGCAGCTATTAAATCAGCAATTATGACTACTGGTAACGTATATCTCCTTAATTATcaccttaaataa
- the LOC107637207 gene encoding uncharacterized protein LOC107637207, with translation MVDSVPSDGASPGFDVHTLSHLLNQLTNLQSQLNHKSVSPLFDPSSVFFLHPSENPGVSIISMKLDTKNYNEWSRVMLIALKSKNKLGFVDGTLPKPSVDYLTVDIWNDLRHRYYQGDIFKITELEEKFFSLKHGDSSITAYFTKLKTIWEEIENFKSIPLCVACESTCVCGLEKLRIQKKETYTVRFLRGLNEQYHNVRSQVMLAKPLPDVNEVFSLLIQQERHLNLTDENVHDSQIVLAAANSDSFVNRDRNSRFNSRGRGGSGRSNRGRGRGSFGRGYPKICSFCNKAGHLVDVCYQKHEFPPPYEVAA, from the exons ATGGTAGACTCCGTTCCCAGCGATGGTGCTTCTCCAGGGTTCGATGTTCACACTCTATCTCATCTCCTCAATCAACTCACCAACTTGCAGTCGCAATTGAATCATAAAAGTGTGAGTCCTCTTTTTGATCCCTCAAGTGTATTCTTTCTTCATCCAAGCGAAAACCCTGGGGTTTCAATTATTTCTATGAAATTGGATACCAAGAACTATAATGAATGGTCCAGAGTGATGTTAATTGCGCTAAAATCTAAGAATAAGCTTGGCTTTGTGGATGGCACATTACCGAAACCTAGTGTAGATTATCTAA CTGTGGATATCTGGAATGATTTGAGGCATCGTTACTATCAAGGTGATATCTTTAAGATTacagaattggaagaaaaattcTTCTCTTTAAAGCATGGGGATTCAAGCATCACTGCTTACTTTACAAAATTAAAGACTATTTGGGaagaaattgaaaattttaagTCTATTCCTCTTTGTGTAGCATGTGAATCCACGTGTGTTTGTGGGCTGGAAAAGCTTCGAATTCAGAAAAAAGAGACTTATACTGTTCGATTCCTTAGGGGACTAAATGAGCAATACCACAATGTTCGTTCTCAAGTCATGCTTGCTAAACCTCTTCCAGATGTTAATGAAGTCTTTTCTTTGCTCATACAACAAGAGAGACATTTGAATTTGACTGACGAAAATGTACATGATTCACAAATCGTGCTCGCTGCTGCAAATTCTGATAGCTTCGTTAATCGTGACCGTAATTCAAGATTCAATTCTCGTGGTAGGGGTGGATCTGGAAGAAGCAATAGAGGGAGGGGTCGAGGTAGTTTTGGTAGAGGCTACCCTAAAATCTGCTCATTTTGCAATAAGGCTGGGCACTTGGTAGATGTTTGCTACCAAAAACACGAGTTCCCTCCCCCATATGAAGTAGCAGCCTAG
- the LOC107635233 gene encoding acetyl-coenzyme A synthetase, chloroplastic/glyoxysomal isoform X2, with protein sequence MKGLLIILMLGAAGTLLTNIKCQYSTLPPHWCGLSCVMVKRWFYNVVGDSRCPISDTWWQTETGGFMITPLPGAWAQKPGSATFPFFGIQPVIVDEKGVEIDGECSGYLCIKKSWPGAFRTLYGDHERYETTYFKPFAGYYFSGDGCRRDKDGYHWLTGRVDDVINVSGHRIGTAEVESALVSHPQCAEAAVVGVEHEVKGQGIYAFVTLVDSVPYSEDLRKDLILTVRKQIGAFAAPDKIHWAPGLPKTRSGKIMRRILRKIAARQLDELGDTSTLADPNVVKQLIELSDS encoded by the exons ATGAAGGG GCTCCTAATTATCCTGATGCTGGGCGCTGCTGGGACATTGTTGACAAATATAAAGTGTCAATATTCTACACTGCCCCCACATTGGTGCGGTCTCTCATGCGTGATGGTGAAGCG GTGGTTTTACAATGTAGTCGGAGATTCAAGGTGCCCTATCTCGGATACTTGGTGGCAAACAGAAACTGGTGGCTTCATG ATAACTCCACTACCAGGTGCTTGGGCCCAAAAGCCTGGTTCTGCAACTTTCCCTTTCTTTGGAATTCAG CCTGTGATAGTGGATGAGAAAGGAGTTGAAATAGATGGTGAGTGCAGTGGTTACTTGTGCATTAAGAAGTCTTGGCCTGGGGCATTCCGAACTCTATATGGTGATCATGAAAGATATGAAACAACATATTTCAAGCCATTTGCTGGTTACTATTTCAGTGGTGATGGCTGCAGAAG GGATAAAGATGGATACCATTGGCTCACAGGAAGAGTGGATGATGTCATCAATGTCAG CGGACACCGTATTGGCACAGCTGAAGTGGAATCAGCTTTAGTGTCACATCCTCAATGTGCAGAGGCTGCTGTTGTCGGTGTCGAGCATGAG GTCAAAGGTCAGGGTATCTATGCATTTGTAACGCTTGTGGACAGTGTTCCTTACAGTGAAGACTTACGAAAGGACCTTATACTCACAGTTCGAAAGCAG ATAGGAGCGTTCGCCGCACCCGACAAAATCCATTGGGCGCCCGGCCTCCCGAAGACCAGGAGCGGAAAGATAATGAGAAGAATTCTTCGAAAAATCGCCGCCAGGCAACTGGATGAACTTGGGGATACAAGCACCCTTGCAGATCCAAATGTGGTCAAGCAACTTATAGAACTTTCTGATTCCTGA